One part of the Lotus japonicus ecotype B-129 chromosome 2, LjGifu_v1.2 genome encodes these proteins:
- the LOC130737979 gene encoding protein RRP6-like 2, translating to MDVDHDPPHTAAEAQTLQSLTAGPLSSSVAKLAASSRCIPSERDFYFYRNFDDFKVPLKEIARESHSMLEAIGAAAQVAFPADDDAAYDWLVSVNDDVLERFDVSTDEFRRVRKEEEAAARSGSVVEDGFELVSRRKKKEEKVKADSEMSPAVADSVKVAVKDKKTTGPKPKVPFHIPTIRRPQDEYNILVNNTNMPFEHVWLQRSEDGDRFIHPLEKIFVLDFVDKDPGDVLPKKPPPIESTPFKLVEEVKDLKDLAAKLRSVDEFAVDLEHNQYRSFQGLTCLMQISTRTEDFVVDTLKLRIHIGPYLREVFKDPTKRKVMHGADRDILWLQRDFGIYICNLFDTGQASKVLKLDRNSLEYLLHHFVEVTANKEYQNADWRLRPLPDEMIRYAREDTHYLLYIYDSMRIKLFSLPKEFDSSDPPLVEVYKRSYDVCMQLYEKELLTENSYLHIYGLQGAGFNAQQLAIVSGLCEWRDIVARAEDESTGYVLPNKSVLEIAKQMPIIPSKLRRLVKSKHPYVEHNLDTVVNIIRHSIQKAAAFEVAAQELKGVHAATASDVVPVFNGTESTLHKQNSKESFQHQDTDIQIKLKSNSLTSELPRDSLTVSEQNKDANTGALSTLEGNGATVQVLKKPAGAFGALLGNSASKRKHDPDKGMEEIKLEQIRSSVSLPFHSFLGSSEKSKPIVEAPSLASEMSDLHKPASDPVSTSTLDEIILLDSDIAAEDLEQSNLEDPIENRENRSTVSTSGTEDEDVPMSLSELSSNFQKCFQSNNHNTKTRQPQKTDPSGLFQLKPFDYKAAMKFGENTARASSRSGDGHIEIEEDSGGKKKRSNRGQGQSTDDLNKPLPQGRRRQAFPASGNRSATFR from the exons ATGGACGTGGATCATGATCCACCGCACACCGCGGCTGAGGCCCAGACCCTACAGTCGCTTACGGCGGGCCCTCTCTCCTCATCAGTGGCCAAGCTCGCCGCTTCCTCGCGGTGCATCCCTTCTGAGAGGGACTTCTATTTCTACCGCAACTTCGACGACTTCAAGGTCCCGCTCAAAGAAATCGCGCGTGAATCGCACTCGATGCTCGAGGCCATTGGCGCCGCGGCTCAGGTGGCGTTCCCCGCTGACGACGACGCTGCTTACGACTGGCTGGTCAGCGTGAACGACGACGTTCTGGAGCGGTTTGACGTCTCCACCGATGAGTTTCGGAGGGTTCGGAAAGAGGAGGAAGCGGCAGCGAGGTCGGGTTCGGTGGTGGAGGACGGGTTTGAATTGGTTTccagaaggaagaagaaagaggaaaaggtGAAAGCGGATTCGGAGATGAGTCCCGCAGTGGCGGACAGCGTTAAGGTGGCGGTGAAAGATAAGAAGACTACTGGGCCGAAGCCTAAGGTGCCTTTTCATATACCGACCATTAGGAGGCCACAGGATGAGTATAACATTCTGGTTAATAATACCAACATGCCTTTTGAACATGTTTGGTTGCAGAGGAGTGAGGATGGTGACAGGTTTATTCATCCACTG GAAAAGATCTTTGTATTGGATTTTGTTGATAAAGATCCTGGGGATGTTCTGCCAAAGAAGCCTCCCCCAATAGAAAGCACTCCTTTCAAGCTTGTGGAGGAAGTCAAAGATTTGAAAGACCTGGCTGCTAAGCTGCGTTCTGTTGATGAATTTGCG GTAGATTTGGAGCATAATCAGTACCGTTCATTCCAAGGTTTGACGTGCCTGATGCAAATCTCAACAAGGACTGAAGATTTTGTTGTTGACACGTTGAAGCTTCGCATTCATATTGGGCCCTATCTTAGGGAGGTCTTCAAAGACCCCACCAAGAGGAAG GTCATGCATGGTGCGGATAGAGATATTTTGTGGCTTCAACGGGACTTTGGCATATACATTTGTAATTTGTTTGACACTGGCCAG GCTTCAAAGGTGTTAAAATTGGATAGAAATAGTTTGGAATATCTTCTGCATCATTTTGTGGAGGTTACTGCAAACAAAGA ATATCAGAATGCTGATTGGAGACTTCGACCTCTTCCTGATGAGATGATAAG ATATGCCAGAGAAGATACTCACTATCTGCTGTATATATATGATTCAATGAGGATCAAGTTATTTTCCTTGCCAAAGGAGTTTGACAGTTCTGATCCTCCTCTGGTGGAG GTTTACAAGCGCAGTTATGATGTCTGCATGCAGCTATATGAGAAGGAACTTTTGACCGAGAACTCTTACCTTCATATATATGG GTTGCAAGGGGCTGGTTTTAATGCTCAACAGCTTGCCATTGTTTCA GGGCTGTGTGAATGGCGGGACATTGTTGCTCGTGCAGAAGATGAGAGTACTGGATATGTACTGCCAAACAAATCCGTTCTTGAAATTG CTAAACAGATGCCTATCATTCCAAGCAAGCTACGACGATTGGTGAAATCAAAACACCCATATGTGGAACACAATCTTGATACTGTCGTCAACATCATTAGGCATTCTATTCAGAAAGCTGCTGCTTTTGAAGTAGCTGCTCAAGAATTGAAAGGAGTGCATGCTGCCACT GCATCAGATGTAGTACCTGTCTTCAATGGAACTGAAAGTACCCTCCATAAACAAAATTCGAAG GAATCATTTCAGCATCAAGATACAGATATACAAATAAAACTTAAGTCCAATAGCCTCACATCTGAGCTCCCAAGGGACAGTCTCACTGTTTCTGAGCAGAATAAGGATGCTAATACTGGTGCACTCTCTACGTTAGAG GGAAATGGAGCAACAGTTCAGGTGCTAAAAAAGCCTGCTGGTGCTTTTGGGGCACTGCTGGGAAATTCAGCTTCAAAGAGGAAGCATGATCCTGATAAG GGCATGGAAGAGATCAAACTAGAGCAGATTAGATCTTCAGTCAGTCTTCCCTTCCATTCATTTTTGGGTAGCAGTGAGAAGTCAAAACCTATAGTAGAAGCTCCTAGTTTAGCATCAGAAATGTCAGACCTACACAAACCTGCCTCTGATCCAGTTTCCACCTCCACTCTAGATGAGATCATATTGCTAGACTCTGATATAGCTGCGGAGGATTTGGAGCAGAGTAACCTAGAAGACCCAATTGAGAACAGGGAGAACCGATCTACTGTGTCAACTTCCGGAACAGAGGATGAAGATGTGCCAATGTCTCTCTCCGAATTGTCATCAAACTTTCAGAAGTGCTTTCAGTCAAACAATCATAATACTAAAACCAGACAGCCCCAGAAAACTGATCCAAGTGGCTTATTTCAGTTAAAGCCATTTGATTATAAAGCAGCAATGAAGTTTGGGGAAAATACAGCACGTGCATCTTCCCGGAGTGGTGATGGTCATATAGAGATAGAGGAGGACTCAGGTGGCAAGAAGAAGCGTTCAAACAGAGGACAGGGACAATCAACGGATGATCTGAATAAACCACTGCCGCAAGGTAGAAGACGTCAGGCGTTTCCTGCTTCTGGGAACCGTAGTGCAACGTTCCGCTGA